The genome window ATCAACTCAATGTGTTGAtgggaaacattttatttgtctttattctcttcagagacagagaggagacagagaggagacatagagacagagaggagacagagagacggagaggagacatggagacatagagacagagaggagacatagagacagagaggagacagagagacggagaggagaccgagagacagagaggagacagagaggagacatagagacagagaggagaccgagagacagagaggagacatgCCGTCCAACAGATCAGTGTCTGATGCGCCCATCACTCAGTTTGTCAACTGCAGAATCCTGAGAGATCACAAGCTGCAGAGgtacacgcatgcacacacatgcacacacacacacacacacacattatgcacacacgcgtgcacacacacacacacacacatatatattatgcgcacacacgcatgcacacacacacattatgcacacacacacacacacactcacacacattatgcacacatgcgcgcacacacacgcacccacaccACAGGTCATAACCaggatactgtgtgtgtgtgtgcacagagagGACCTGTGGGTGCGTGACGGGAGGATCTTAGATCCAGAGAAGTTATTCTTTGATGAACAGGGTTACGCCGACAAGAGAGTGGACTGTGAAGGCAACATCATTTCTCCAGGCTTTATAGACGTCCAGATCaacggtacacacacacacacacacacacacacacacaaacgtgtgcaGAATATTACAGTAACTTGTTGCTGGTGATTTGTCCTCGTCCTCCAGGAGGACACGGTGTGGATTTCTCTCAGGCCTCTGAGGACGTCGGCCGCGGCGTTTCCATCGTGGCCAAGAAGATCTTGGAGGACGGCGTGACGTCCTTCTGTCCCACCCTGGTCACGTCTCCCTATGCCGTCTACCACAAGGTCACACttctgtcctgtctgtctgtgtggacaTGTGACAAGTCTGTCAGGAGCAATATGCAACATCACCAccagatgccactaaatcccaCACACTGAACATTGTGTGATTCTTCTCTGATTTAACGTTGTTTTAGGTTTTGCCTCAGGTCAAAGTTCATAATGGAGGACACCATGGAGCTGGAGTTCTTGGTGAGTTTAGCTACGTCTGGCTACATTAGCAGCtaacagtagctgctaacatcaaacaccaATGCtacctttgtttgtttatactgtaaataccaagtccatactgtatatattctgcaAACAGTccataatgtacattctacattctacaCTCTTTTAAATAGTTTATAGTCTTAgtattaatatctttatatattgtacattttttggtaatgcatgtttattccTCGGCACGTGTCCtcacgtctttgtctctgtaGGGTTTCATGTGGAGGGTCCATTCATCAGTGTGGAGAAGAGAGGAGCTCACCCAGAGCAGTATCTGCGCAGCTTTCAGTCTGGAGGCTTCGAGGACTTGATGGAGGCCTACGGCAGCCTGGACAacgttgccatggtaacactcGCTCCAGAGCTTTCCGGCAGCCAATCGGTGGTGAGGGAGCTCTGTAGGCGGGGCATCACTGTGTCGTTAGGTGAgcgttgtttttctctttttccctcaTTAGTTTCCCCTTTGCGTTAGCGATTAATTAAGTTTCATACCAGCAGaggggtcacacggtggtgtagtggttagcactctcgccttgcagcgagaagacccgggttcgagccccggttggaacaagggcctttctgcatggagtttgcatgttctccccgtgtgtgcgtgggttctctccgggtactccggcttcctcccacagtccaaaaacatgcaatatggggataggtaaattggacactccaaattgaccataggagtgagtgtgagagtgaatggttgtttgtctctatctgtgtgtggccctgcgatggactggcgaactgtccagggtgtaccccgcctatcgcccgatgtagctgagattggcacagcaccccccgcgaccctctggttgaggataaagcggtagatgatgactgactgaccagCAGAGGGGTcacacggtggagtagtggttagcactctcgccttgcagcgagaagacccgggttcgagccccggttggaacaacaaacaacaacaaacaacactttctgcattgagtttgcatgtttccccgtgtgtgcgtgggttctctccgggttctccgtcttcctcccacagtccaaaaacatgcaatgtggggattaggtaaattggacactccaaattgaccataggagtgagtgtgagagtgaatggttgtttgtctctatctgtgtgtggccctgcgatggactggcgaactgtccagggtgtgaccccgcctatcgccccatgtagctgagattggcacagcaccccccgcgaccctctggtggaggataaagtggtagatgatgactgactgaccagCAGAGAGTGGACCTTCCTCTCCACTACCTTGGAACAGACCAAGCTCAACCTCAGTTTGAGGAGGAGCAATGTGGTTTTGGTCTGTGGACCAGCTCTTTACCCTTGGTGGGGTGCTGGAGGTGGGCCAACCAGTCCACATGTGTTCTGTGGATGCAGAGATGACCGTGTCCCCAAGGGCATCCTGCGAGTATGGGATGGTGGCCCCTCGTTCAGCCCCTGACGAGGGGCTGACCTGTTCTCGGTGAGCGATGGACTCACAGTCTTGGAGTGGACGTTGGTCCAGTTTGATGGCCGGAGGATCCCATCtttgctttttgcagatgatgtccTTTTAGCTTCATCAAACTACGACCTTCAGCTCTTGCTTGAGAGGTTCGCAGCTGAGTGTGAAGCGGTTGGGATGAAGATCGGCTCCTccaagtctgaggccatggttcTCAGCTGGAAACCACGTtcctatattattatataagatTTTAAGGGCAGTTGGTGTTTTTCGTCATGTAGGTCACTCCGTGGCTAACTTGTCTCAGGCTGAAGACGCCGTGAAACATGGAGCCTCTTTCATTACACATCTGTTCAACGCCATGCTGCCGGTGAGTTGCTCTTCATCCTCATTCTTCATCCTATTTATATAAAGACGATATCATTAATAGACGTTGATGTTCTTCTGTTCTTTGTCTGTGGAGCAgcagtgtaataaaaaaagtggcctggacttttgtctgtgttttgttcgAACCAGTTCCACCATCGGGACCCAGGTATCGTGGGTCTGCTGACCAGTGATCAGGTGCCTGCAGGCCGGAGAGTGTTCTACGGTATGATAGCCGACGGGATCCACACCAACCCTGCTGCTCTGAGAATCGCCCACAGAGCTCACCCTTCAGGTCAGACGCTGCCCTTGTTCTACTGTCAGGTGATGAAGATGTGGAAGATGTTGAAGGTAGTGATGTCAGTCTGACACCGAAGCTCCAATCCTTGCTTCAAACTCGAAGTTGCGTTCTCCTTGAACCACTGCTTCAACGCTTGCTTTGCGGCAGAGCAAGTTACGTAAGCAATGACGTATGAAGCAGTGACTGCTTGGGTCCCCGAATGATTCGCACAGTAGCTTCATATCGCGAGATGAGTCGTTGACTTGAACGTGTTTTTTCAAAAGCTGGAGAAGTTGTCAGCAAAAAAGAAATCGCCTGGGTccaaaaacagtggaaaaactCTTATTCCTAAATAAAAACCTCTGAATGTCATGACTGTCAGAGTTACACAAGCACAGCCTCTCTCAGTCAACATATGTCTACTGAATCAGCTGAACATATATTGACAGTGTTTGTTGTCTACtatttcaccactagatgtcactgaaatgaacatttgaatgaatgaacccaTGTTCAATACAATTGGCAAAGTGGTTCAATACTGCTTCATTTGAGCATCACTAGTTGGAGGTGTTGGAGGTGTTGGAGGTTGATTGAATCCAAAAATAATGTTTCTTATTTGACCAAATGTTTGGACATTAATGGTGCATGTTGTTTTACTGTAACGACACCACCTGGTGGTCGGAGGTGTGAGCTGTCCGTTTGCATTTTTTAGGTTTGGTGCTGGTGACGGACGCGATCGCAGCGATGGGTCTTCCTCCCGGGCGTCACACTCTGGGTCAGCAGGTCATCGAGATCCAGGGTCTCCACGCTCACATC of Solea solea chromosome 16, fSolSol10.1, whole genome shotgun sequence contains these proteins:
- the amdhd2 gene encoding N-acetylglucosamine-6-phosphate deacetylase is translated as MPSCSLDAICPWRFHFVFFPETERRQRGDIETERRQRDGEETWRHRDREETERQRGDMPSNRSVSDAPITQFVNCRILRDHKLQREDLWVRDGRILDPEKLFFDEQGYADKRVDCEGNIISPGFIDVQINGGHGVDFSQASEDVGRGVSIVAKKILEDGVTSFCPTLVTSPYAVYHKVLPQVKVHNGGHHGAGVLGFHVEGPFISVEKRGAHPEQYLRSFQSGGFEDLMEAYGSLDNVAMVTLAPELSGSQSVVRELCRRGITVSLGHSVANLSQAEDAVKHGASFITHLFNAMLPFHHRDPGIVGLLTSDQVPAGRRVFYGMIADGIHTNPAALRIAHRAHPSGLVLVTDAIAAMGLPPGRHTLGQQVIEIQGLHAHIAGTKTLSGSIASMDMCVRHFKQATGCSVEEALEAASLHPAQLLGISHRKGNLDYGSDADLTLCDDALNIKATYISGEEVWRKQP